TTGGATTTAAAAATATAAGGTTTACAAACGTAGCGTTTAAAACAATGACACAGATTCTATCATCCTTATCAAACGGACGATAGAATCCCTAGCTTGTACAAAAGGAGTAAGAATGATTAACTTCGTTTAAAGGAGATTGTTAATGGAAATCAGTCATGAAATAAAAAAAAGAAGAACTGAATTGAATATTACTCAGGAAGAGCTTGCTGAACGATTGGATGTGACAAGGGCCGCAGTTTCAAATTGGGAAGTAGGAAGAAATTACCCTGATATTCAACTTTTGTTAAAAATTTCCGATGAGTTAAATATTTCTTTGGATCAATTATTGAGAGGGGATAAAACAATGGTTTCATCTATAGACAAGAAAATTAAAAAAGGTAATTTTATAGATAAGTATTATATTGTTTTCCTAACAATTGTTAGTACGACACTAGTGGGTTACTTTTCATTTGATAATTGGGTTTCAACTATTATCTTTGGAGTAATTAGTGGAGGAATCTTTGGAGTAATTATCGATTCCATTGGTAAAAGTAAGACTATTAAATAATTGTCAATTTTAATTCTTCCCAAAATTGACAGTAAACAGGTATGGATCTGACTGCTTTTCTGCTGTCGTTTATACGTGTCGATTTTCAAAAAAATATCCTTGCT
The window above is part of the Carnobacterium iners genome. Proteins encoded here:
- a CDS encoding helix-turn-helix domain-containing protein, producing the protein MEISHEIKKRRTELNITQEELAERLDVTRAAVSNWEVGRNYPDIQLLLKISDELNISLDQLLRGDKTMVSSIDKKIKKGNFIDKYYIVFLTIVSTTLVGYFSFDNWVSTIIFGVISGGIFGVIIDSIGKSKTIK